Proteins encoded by one window of Gopherus evgoodei ecotype Sinaloan lineage unplaced genomic scaffold, rGopEvg1_v1.p scaffold_58_arrow_ctg1, whole genome shotgun sequence:
- the LOC115643412 gene encoding DLA class II histocompatibility antigen, DR-1 beta chain-like isoform X1, with translation MGAGQILGAGSRWAGALLVTLMVLRTHLAHCREPPRRVVHQEKYDCHFTNGTERVRFLQRHIYNRQQIAHFDSDLGVFVADTELGRPSAEGWNKDQAILADRRAAVDTFCRYNYGVAQTGKVVGRTVQPKVKVSPTKSGSQPHSHLLVCSVTGFYPSGIEIKWLKNGQEQTAGVVSTELLQNGDWTFQILVMLEMSPRRGDVYTCQVEHISLQGPLAVHWEAQSDSARSKMLTGVGGFVLGLIFLAPGLLIYLKNKKGRPVPQPAGLLS, from the exons ATGGGAGCCGGGCAGatcctgggggctgggagccgctGGGCTGGGGCTCTGTTAGTGACACTGATGGTGCTGAGAACCCACCTGGCTCATTGCAGGGAGCCCCCAA GGCGGGTCGTGCACCAGGAGAAGTATGACTGTCACTTCACCAACGGCACCGAGCGGGTCCGGTTCCTGCAGCGGCACATCTACAACCGGCAGCAGATCGCGCACTTCGACAGCGACCTGGGGGTGTTCGTGGCGGACACGGAGCTGGGGCGGCCGAGCGCCGAGGGCTGGAACAAGGACCAGGCGATCCTGGCGGACAGGCGGGCTGCGGTGGACACGTTCTGCCGGTACAACTACGGGGTGGCGCAGACGGGGAAGGTGGTCGGCCGCACAG tTCAGCCCAAGGTGAAAGTTTCCCCCACGAAATCAgggtcccagccccactcccacctgctGGTTTGCTCCGTGACGGGGTTTTACCCCTCGGGGATCGAGATCAAGTGGCTGAAGAATGGGCAGGAGCAGACGGCCGGGGTGGTGTCCACGGAGCTGCTCCAGAACGGAGACTGGACCTTCCAGATCCTGGTGATGCTGGAGATGAGCCCTCGGCGCGGGGACGTCTACACCTGCCAGGTGGAGCACATCAGCCTGCAGGGCCCCCTCGCCGTGCACTGGG AGGCGCAGTCTGACTCCGCCAGGAGCAAGATGCTGACGGGGGTCGGGGGCTTCGTGCTGGGGCTGATCTTCCTGGCGCCCGGACTCCTCATCTACCTGAAGAATAAGAAAG gGCGCCCCGTTCCCCAACCTGCAG ggctCCTGAGTTAG